The Calothrix sp. PCC 7507 DNA segment TTCTCTTTATGTATTAAAATTTCTTGATAATTAGCATCACTTTTCTGTAGTGATTGTTGTTCCTGACTAAGTGTATTAACTTCCCATTTGTCTGTTTTTAATATGATAACAATTTGTTCTGTCTCCGCCTTAAGTTCAGCTTCTTTTTCTGCTAATATTTTTTGATATTCAGCTTGTTGTTTCTTCAGATGCTCTCTAGTTGTTTCAGCCTGAGTTTTTGCTTCAGTAGCTTTTTGGCGGTTTTGTTCAGCAGCGCGATCGCGTTTTTCTAGTGCTTTGATATCGCCTGAAGATTTTAGTTGTGGTAATAAGTGGGCTTCTGGATAAATTCCACCACAAACTAGACAATCATCACCAGTATGCAGAAACGCACGCAAAGCCGCAGCATAATTTTGTTGTCTAGCAGTATCTAATTCAACACGATATTGATCGCATTCTGCTTCAGATTTTTGGAACTTTAAAATAGCAGATTGATAATCAGACTCAGCAGTGTTTAACTCTTGAGTTATTTGCTGTAATTTCGTGCGATCGCTTTCAACTTGCTTTTGAATTCCTTCCCATTTAATTAGGAGTGGTATTACTTGATTAAGCTGTTCTAGTCTTGAGCCACCAGGAAAATATTGAGACAGTTCATTATTAGCTGTCGTCAATCTCTGTTTTTTTTGATTTAATTCAGCTTCAGCCTTTTTTACAGCTTGATCAGCCTCAGTTATCAGCTTTAATTTTTCTATTAATATTTTTTCTAACCTTTTTATTTCATCGTTAATTACACACCGCTGTTGTTCGTAAATTTTCGCTGCATTAAGAGCTTCTTCTCGCTGTTTTAGCTGTGGTGCAATCTCAGCCTGATCAGCTTGTGCTTGACTGAAAATATCTTCTTGTATTTTAAAAGCTGATTGTTTCTCAATTAAAGCTTTGGCAGCAATCTCAACATCAGCTTGAGTTTTTTCATATCGGTTACGAGCCAAATTGACTGATGTCCAAATGGCAGATAGACGATCGCCAACTCGTGCTTGTTCTAATTGCTGTTTTAATTCACTTATTTTTGGAGCTTGTTTATTTAATTCATCAAGTTGCTGTTGCCAATTTGCTAAATCTCTCAGACGTTGCCATAATTCTTTTTCGGCAGCTAAAGCTATTTGTGCTTTGCTAACTGTTTCATGTAATCTGGGTAATTCTTGCGCTAGAAACTGAGAGCGATCGCGTCGTTGAGAATTCAGTTCTATATCTAATGATAAATCTAGATTTTTTAGCTGTTCTTGAATTGCGTTACATTCACCTTTAATCAGGTTAGCTCGCGTCCCAGCCTGCGAACACATATCTTCAAAAATCTTTTCGTATCCAACCAGACTGTTTAAAATCTTCCGCCGCTCTGTACTTTTACCTTTAAGGAACTCATCAAATTGTCCTTGAGGAAGCAGAATAACTTTGGTAAAAGTCTCAAAATTCATTCCTAAAGCTTTCTCGATAACGGTGTTAATCTCTGCTTCCTTTTGTTCTCCAAAAGGTTGAAATTCACCATTTATCCGCTTTTCTAACTTAAAAGTAAGCTGGGCTGTTTTAGTACGATATGACCATGAGCGAAACACTAGATACTCAGTTTGATCTACCAAAAAGCGTAATGATACCTGTAATTTTAAGCCACCCTGACTCAATAATTCTTTAGGTTGAGTTTTTCTTGCTACTTTCCCATATAGTGCCAAAGTCATCGCATCCAGCAAAGATGATTTACCTGCGCCGGTTGGGCCAGTAATAGCAAATAATTCCATTTTCTCAAAAAGAATATTTGCCTGCTTCCTAAAGCTGGTAAAACCTTCTAAAGTTAGCTCAAGTGGTCGCATTTTGGGTTTCCTTGATTTCCTTATATAGTTCCTCGAACTTCGCTACAACGGCAGGAGCAGGTGTAGTGTTTAATTCCTCTTGGAAGTAGCGCTTAAATTCTTCTACTGG contains these protein-coding regions:
- a CDS encoding AAA family ATPase, with amino-acid sequence MRPLELTLEGFTSFRKQANILFEKMELFAITGPTGAGKSSLLDAMTLALYGKVARKTQPKELLSQGGLKLQVSLRFLVDQTEYLVFRSWSYRTKTAQLTFKLEKRINGEFQPFGEQKEAEINTVIEKALGMNFETFTKVILLPQGQFDEFLKGKSTERRKILNSLVGYEKIFEDMCSQAGTRANLIKGECNAIQEQLKNLDLSLDIELNSQRRDRSQFLAQELPRLHETVSKAQIALAAEKELWQRLRDLANWQQQLDELNKQAPKISELKQQLEQARVGDRLSAIWTSVNLARNRYEKTQADVEIAAKALIEKQSAFKIQEDIFSQAQADQAEIAPQLKQREEALNAAKIYEQQRCVINDEIKRLEKILIEKLKLITEADQAVKKAEAELNQKKQRLTTANNELSQYFPGGSRLEQLNQVIPLLIKWEGIQKQVESDRTKLQQITQELNTAESDYQSAILKFQKSEAECDQYRVELDTARQQNYAAALRAFLHTGDDCLVCGGIYPEAHLLPQLKSSGDIKALEKRDRAAEQNRQKATEAKTQAETTREHLKKQQAEYQKILAEKEAELKAETEQIVIILKTDKWEVNTLSQEQQSLQKSDANYQEILIHKEKVEAEIKTSELNCNFIKTKLLDTQTQHQDVVNEIDRKKTQIQEILDTLSQLNGSDSYDNLFQKLEQDKRDLEHRIHHETQCYQTARDEFRQAQQCDLKAREDFDFASTEKEHLEAEWKNNLEIVNFTEEIFQQSKTLPELQSQWQQKIDDYNTNKIQLRTNVKRETDAIGDKNTNVEIIAQHEKFVADAGEKYKQTQDEYNELKLLIAKAEEQREQVEKLQTQLSSKQQDLETYQILSKELRSDRFQDYILQHFERELVELATVFLLELTEQRYALKYENKEYKVEDNWSCGETRRVQTLSGGETFATSLSLALALSEKLSRGAKLGSLFIDEGFGTLDAETLKSVSNILLSLGKQDRLVGVITHVPALGEELGTQIKVEKFPEGSRIDMT